One Peterkaempfera bronchialis DNA window includes the following coding sequences:
- the pyrH gene encoding UMP kinase, protein MQMTGRETTEDGVRRRVLLKLSGEALAGGGGLGVDPDVVHAIAREIAAVVRAGTQVAVVVGGGNFFRGAELQVRGMDRARSDYMGMLGTVMNCLALQDFLIKEGVETRVQTAITMGQVAEPYLPLRAVRHLEKGRVVIFGAGMGMPYFSTDTTAAQRALEIHAEALLMGKNGVDGVYDSDPKTNPDAVKFDALEYSEVLTRDLKVADATAITLCRDNALPILVFELLTEGNIARAVRGEKIGTLISREAGRA, encoded by the coding sequence ATGCAGATGACCGGGCGGGAGACCACTGAGGACGGCGTACGCCGCCGCGTGCTGCTCAAGCTGTCCGGCGAGGCGCTCGCCGGGGGAGGCGGCCTCGGCGTCGATCCCGATGTGGTGCACGCCATCGCCCGCGAGATCGCGGCGGTGGTCCGCGCGGGCACCCAGGTCGCCGTGGTGGTCGGCGGCGGCAACTTCTTCCGTGGCGCGGAGCTTCAGGTCCGTGGCATGGACCGGGCGCGCTCCGACTACATGGGCATGCTCGGCACGGTGATGAACTGCCTCGCCCTCCAGGACTTCCTGATCAAGGAGGGTGTGGAGACCCGGGTGCAGACCGCCATCACCATGGGCCAGGTCGCCGAGCCCTACCTTCCGCTGCGTGCCGTGCGGCACCTGGAGAAGGGGCGCGTGGTGATCTTCGGCGCCGGTATGGGCATGCCGTACTTCTCCACCGACACCACCGCCGCCCAGCGGGCGCTGGAGATCCACGCCGAGGCCCTGCTGATGGGTAAGAACGGGGTGGACGGCGTGTACGACTCCGACCCCAAGACCAACCCGGACGCGGTGAAGTTCGACGCCCTGGAGTACTCCGAGGTGCTGACCCGCGACCTCAAGGTCGCCGACGCCACCGCGATCACGCTCTGCAGGGACAACGCCCTGCCGATCCTGGTCTTCGAGCTCCTCACCGAGGGCAACATCGCCCGTGCGGTGCGGGGTGAGAAGATCGGCACGCTGATCAGCCGGGAAGCAGGCAGGGCCTGA
- a CDS encoding Lrp/AsnC family transcriptional regulator: MGDQSCRVVAVANRDRNGSVPLDSVSKAIIEQLQEDGRRPYAAIGKAVGLSEAAVRQRVQKLLDQGVMQIVAVTDPLTVGFTRQAMVGITIEGDIDPVADALAALDEVDYVVATAGSFDLLAELVCEDDEHLLELINKRIRALPGVRSTESFVYLKLRKQTYTWGTR; the protein is encoded by the coding sequence ATGGGCGATCAATCGTGCAGAGTGGTGGCCGTGGCCAACCGCGACCGGAACGGCAGCGTTCCCCTCGACTCCGTATCGAAGGCGATCATCGAGCAGTTGCAGGAGGACGGGCGCCGCCCCTACGCCGCCATAGGCAAGGCCGTCGGCCTGTCCGAGGCAGCGGTGCGGCAGCGCGTCCAGAAGCTGCTCGACCAGGGCGTGATGCAGATCGTCGCCGTCACCGACCCCCTCACGGTCGGCTTCACCCGGCAGGCGATGGTCGGGATCACCATCGAAGGGGACATCGACCCCGTCGCCGACGCACTGGCCGCACTGGACGAGGTGGACTACGTCGTCGCCACCGCAGGCTCGTTCGACCTGCTCGCCGAGCTGGTCTGCGAGGACGACGAGCATCTCCTCGAACTGATCAACAAGCGCATCCGCGCCCTTCCCGGGGTGCGGAGCACCGAGAGCTTCGTCTACCTGAAGCTCCGGAAACAGACCTACACCTGGGGCACCAGATGA
- a CDS encoding ABC transporter ATP-binding protein, producing the protein MLRACGVVKSHDGTPALRGVSLGVRQGEVLAVTGPRGSGKTTLLGCLGGLLPVDDGEVWFDDIPVHSLPRAARERLRLENFGWVGSEPQLLPELTARENVALPLLLAGAGHRAATTAAYEWLERLDVADCARSRPAELIQSQRQRIAVARALAPQPRVVLADDPTAPLHREAQEQVLRILTTAARSHDLTLVLALHEPEQAKHADRVVALLDGHLPAPVATPVAAAVTAAATPA; encoded by the coding sequence ATGCTCCGGGCGTGCGGCGTGGTGAAGTCCCACGACGGCACCCCCGCACTGCGCGGCGTCTCGCTCGGGGTGCGCCAGGGCGAGGTCCTGGCGGTCACCGGCCCCCGAGGATCCGGGAAGACCACCCTGCTGGGGTGCCTCGGCGGTCTGCTGCCGGTGGACGACGGCGAGGTCTGGTTCGACGACATCCCCGTCCACTCCCTCCCCCGGGCGGCCCGCGAGCGGCTGCGCCTGGAGAACTTCGGCTGGGTCGGCTCCGAGCCCCAGCTGCTGCCCGAACTCACCGCCAGGGAGAATGTCGCCCTGCCGCTGCTGCTGGCCGGCGCCGGCCACCGGGCCGCCACCACGGCGGCCTACGAGTGGCTGGAGCGCCTGGACGTCGCCGACTGCGCCCGCAGCCGCCCCGCCGAGCTGATCCAGTCCCAGCGGCAGCGGATCGCCGTCGCCCGCGCCCTGGCGCCGCAGCCCCGGGTGGTCCTCGCCGACGACCCCACCGCGCCGCTCCACCGCGAGGCCCAGGAGCAGGTGCTGCGGATACTCACCACGGCCGCCCGCTCGCATGACCTCACCCTGGTACTGGCGCTGCACGAACCCGAGCAGGCCAAGCACGCCGACCGCGTCGTGGCGCTGCTGGACGGGCACCTCCCGGCTCCGGTCGCCACACCCGTGGCCGCCGCCGTGACGGCCGCCGCCACCCCCGCCTGA
- the rlmN gene encoding 23S rRNA (adenine(2503)-C(2))-methyltransferase RlmN, giving the protein MPAPGELTFAAPRGAKPPRHLADLSAADRREAVAELGEKPFRANQLSRHYFGRLSADPAEWTDIPAASRDRLAEALLPDLMSVVRHVSCDGDTTRKTLWKLFDGTLVESVLMRYPDRVTMCISSQAGCGMNCPFCATGQAGLTRNLSTAEIVEQIAAGMRDLRAGALGGPAEAPESTPGGPTRLNNVVFMGMGEPLANYNRVLAAIRRLTDPAPDGFGLSQRGITVSTVGLVPAMHRLADEGLSVRLALSLHAPDDELRDTLVPVNTRWKVSEVLDAAWTYAEKSNRRVSIEYALIKDINDQAWRADLLGRKLKNHRVHVNLIPLNPTPGSKWTASRPEDEREFVRRLEAHGVPVTVRDTRGQEIDGACGQLAAAG; this is encoded by the coding sequence ATGCCTGCACCCGGAGAACTCACCTTTGCCGCGCCGCGCGGTGCCAAGCCGCCGCGCCACCTCGCCGACCTCAGCGCCGCCGACCGCCGGGAGGCGGTGGCCGAGCTGGGGGAGAAGCCGTTCCGCGCCAACCAGCTGTCCCGCCACTACTTCGGGCGGCTCTCCGCCGACCCCGCCGAGTGGACCGACATCCCCGCGGCCTCCCGCGACCGGCTGGCCGAGGCGCTGCTGCCGGACCTGATGTCCGTGGTGCGGCATGTCTCCTGCGACGGCGACACCACTCGCAAGACGCTCTGGAAGCTCTTCGACGGCACCCTGGTGGAGTCGGTGCTGATGCGCTACCCGGACCGGGTGACCATGTGCATCAGCTCCCAGGCCGGCTGCGGTATGAACTGCCCCTTCTGCGCCACCGGCCAGGCCGGGCTGACCCGCAACCTCTCCACCGCCGAGATCGTGGAGCAGATCGCCGCAGGCATGCGCGACCTCCGGGCCGGAGCCCTCGGCGGGCCTGCGGAAGCGCCGGAGAGCACCCCCGGCGGGCCGACGCGGCTCAACAACGTGGTCTTCATGGGCATGGGCGAGCCGCTGGCCAACTACAACCGGGTGCTGGCCGCCATCCGCCGGCTCACCGACCCCGCGCCCGACGGCTTTGGCCTCTCCCAGCGCGGTATCACCGTCTCCACCGTCGGCCTGGTCCCGGCGATGCACCGGCTGGCCGACGAGGGCCTGAGCGTACGGCTGGCGCTGTCGCTGCACGCCCCCGACGACGAGCTGCGCGACACCCTGGTCCCGGTGAACACCCGCTGGAAGGTGTCCGAGGTGCTGGACGCCGCCTGGACCTACGCGGAGAAGTCCAACCGCCGGGTCTCCATCGAGTACGCGCTGATCAAGGACATCAACGACCAGGCGTGGCGTGCCGACCTGCTCGGCCGCAAGCTGAAGAACCACCGGGTGCACGTCAACCTGATCCCGCTGAACCCCACGCCCGGCTCCAAGTGGACCGCCTCCCGTCCCGAGGACGAGCGCGAGTTCGTCCGCCGGCTGGAGGCCCACGGCGTTCCGGTCACCGTCCGCGACACCCGTGGCCAGGAGATCGACGGCGCCTGCGGCCAGCTCGCCGCCGCCGGCTGA
- the rpsB gene encoding 30S ribosomal protein S2, which produces MAVVTMRELLESGVHFGHQTRRWNPKMKRFIFTERNGIYIIDLLQSLNYIDRAFEFVKETVAHGGSVLFVGTKKQAQEAIAEQATRVGMPYVNQRWLGGMLTNFSTVYKRLQRLKELEEIDFTDVAGSGLTKKELLVLQREHEKLERTLGGIRDMQRVPSAVWVVDTKKEHIAVGEARKLNIPVVAILDTNCDPDEVDYKIPGNDDAIRSVTLLTRVIADAVAEGLIARSGAATGDAKAEPGADQPLADWERELLEGEKKADEAPAAEAPAAAEAPAAEASADEAPAAEAAEATEAPAAEGEQQA; this is translated from the coding sequence ATGGCCGTCGTCACGATGCGGGAGCTGCTGGAGAGCGGCGTCCACTTCGGTCACCAGACCCGCCGTTGGAACCCGAAGATGAAGCGCTTCATCTTCACGGAGCGCAACGGCATCTACATCATCGACCTCCTGCAGTCGCTGAACTACATCGACCGCGCCTTCGAGTTCGTCAAGGAGACCGTTGCCCACGGCGGCAGCGTCCTCTTCGTCGGCACCAAGAAGCAGGCCCAGGAGGCCATCGCCGAGCAGGCCACCCGCGTGGGCATGCCCTACGTGAACCAGCGCTGGCTGGGCGGCATGCTCACCAACTTCTCGACCGTCTACAAGCGCCTCCAGCGCCTGAAGGAGCTTGAGGAGATCGACTTCACCGATGTCGCGGGCTCCGGCCTCACCAAGAAGGAGCTGCTCGTCCTGCAGCGCGAGCACGAGAAGCTCGAGCGCACCCTGGGCGGCATCCGCGACATGCAGCGCGTCCCGAGCGCCGTCTGGGTGGTCGACACCAAGAAGGAGCACATCGCGGTCGGCGAGGCCCGGAAGCTCAACATCCCGGTTGTCGCCATCCTCGACACCAACTGCGACCCCGACGAGGTCGACTACAAGATCCCGGGCAACGACGACGCCATCCGCTCCGTCACTCTGCTGACCCGCGTGATCGCCGACGCCGTGGCCGAGGGCCTGATCGCCCGTTCCGGTGCCGCCACCGGTGACGCCAAGGCCGAGCCGGGCGCCGACCAGCCGCTGGCCGACTGGGAGCGCGAGCTCCTGGAGGGCGAGAAGAAGGCCGACGAGGCTCCGGCCGCCGAGGCGCCGGCCGCTGCCGAGGCCCCCGCTGCCGAGGCTTCGGCCGACGAGGCCCCCGCTGCCGAGGCCGCCGAGGCCACCGAGGCTCCGGCCGCCGAGGGCGAGCAGCAGGCCTGA
- a CDS encoding phosphatidate cytidylyltransferase: MNHATTPPGGSSPGSGTSPQGPDGPDLPGRPAAGVAAHRQWAGRQAPAHSDLSPTDPGAGHLPGQETPVAPPDDQQPRKPRAGRNLPAAIGVGVGLGAVIVASLLFVKVLFLVVVMAAVGMGVWELTSRLAERKDIRVPQIPLVAGSAAMLAAGYAFGPEGSAAALALTALVVLVWRMREAPEGYLRDVTAGIFTAFYVPFLATFVALMLHADDGPRRVLLFLLITVCSDTGAYAVGFKFGRHKLAPRISPGKTREGLAGGVALSMVAGALGMQLMIEGGAWWQGLVLGGCAAVVATLGDLAESMIKRDLGIKDMGTLLPGHGGIMDRLDSLLPTAPVSWLLFAAFVGA, from the coding sequence ATGAACCACGCCACGACTCCTCCCGGCGGGTCATCTCCCGGCTCCGGGACCTCCCCGCAGGGCCCCGACGGGCCCGACCTGCCAGGCCGCCCCGCCGCCGGGGTCGCGGCGCACCGACAGTGGGCCGGCCGCCAGGCGCCGGCCCACTCGGACCTGTCCCCGACCGACCCCGGCGCCGGGCACCTCCCCGGGCAGGAGACTCCCGTGGCCCCACCGGACGACCAGCAGCCCCGCAAGCCGCGCGCGGGCCGCAACCTGCCGGCCGCGATAGGGGTCGGCGTCGGCCTGGGCGCGGTCATCGTCGCCTCGCTCCTCTTCGTCAAGGTGCTCTTCCTCGTCGTGGTGATGGCGGCGGTCGGCATGGGCGTCTGGGAGCTCACCAGCCGCCTGGCGGAGCGCAAGGACATCCGGGTACCGCAGATCCCGCTGGTCGCGGGCAGCGCGGCGATGCTCGCCGCCGGGTATGCGTTCGGTCCTGAGGGCTCGGCGGCGGCGCTGGCGCTCACCGCGCTGGTGGTGCTGGTGTGGCGGATGCGGGAGGCCCCGGAGGGCTACCTCCGGGATGTCACCGCAGGCATCTTCACCGCCTTCTACGTACCGTTCCTGGCCACCTTTGTGGCCCTGATGCTGCACGCCGACGACGGCCCTCGGCGGGTGCTGCTCTTTCTGCTGATCACGGTCTGCAGCGACACCGGCGCCTATGCGGTGGGCTTCAAGTTCGGCCGCCACAAGCTGGCGCCCCGGATCAGCCCCGGCAAGACCCGCGAGGGTCTGGCGGGCGGCGTCGCGCTCTCCATGGTGGCCGGTGCGCTGGGCATGCAGCTGATGATCGAGGGCGGTGCCTGGTGGCAGGGCCTGGTGCTCGGCGGCTGCGCTGCGGTCGTCGCCACCCTGGGCGACCTGGCCGAGTCCATGATCAAGCGGGATCTGGGGATCAAGGACATGGGCACCCTGCTCCCCGGCCACGGCGGCATCATGGACCGGCTGGACTCCCTGCTGCCCACCGCCCCGGTCAGCTGGCTGCTCTTCGCCGCCTTCGTCGGAGCCTGA
- the frr gene encoding ribosome recycling factor, whose translation MIEETLLEAEEKMEKAVQVAKDDFAAIRTGRAHPAMFAKITADYYGAPTPINQLASFSVPEPRMAVVTPFDKTALRAIETAIRDSDLGVNPTNDGSLIRVVFPQLTEERRREYIKVARHKGEDAKISIRSVRRKAKETLDKLVKDGEAGEDEVRRAEKELEDVTARYVGQVDELLKHKEAELLEV comes from the coding sequence GTGATCGAAGAGACCCTCCTCGAAGCCGAGGAGAAGATGGAGAAGGCGGTCCAGGTCGCCAAGGACGACTTCGCCGCCATCCGTACCGGCCGTGCGCACCCGGCGATGTTCGCCAAGATCACCGCCGACTACTACGGCGCCCCGACGCCGATCAACCAGCTCGCCTCCTTCTCGGTGCCCGAGCCCCGGATGGCCGTCGTCACCCCGTTCGACAAGACGGCGCTGCGGGCCATCGAGACCGCCATCCGCGACTCCGACCTCGGCGTCAACCCGACGAATGACGGTTCCCTCATCCGGGTGGTGTTCCCGCAGCTGACCGAGGAGCGCCGCCGGGAGTACATCAAGGTCGCCCGCCACAAGGGCGAGGACGCCAAGATCTCCATCCGCAGCGTGCGCCGCAAGGCCAAGGAGACCCTGGACAAGCTGGTCAAGGACGGCGAGGCCGGCGAGGACGAGGTGCGCCGCGCCGAGAAGGAGCTCGAGGACGTCACCGCCCGCTATGTGGGCCAGGTGGACGAGCTGCTCAAGCACAAGGAAGCCGAGCTGCTCGAAGTCTGA
- a CDS encoding gamma-aminobutyraldehyde dehydrogenase gives MSDLRALRNYINGEFVDAVDGRTLQVIDPTTGEAYATSPLSGEADVDAAMAAAAEAFTTWRDTTPAARQLALLKIADAIEARAEELIEAECRNTGKPRELTRSEEIPPMVDQIRFFAGAARLLEGKSAGEYMEGLTSFVRREPVGVCAQVAPWNYPMMMAVWKFAPAIAAGNTVVLKPSDTTPASTVLLAEIMGEVLPKGVFNVICGDRDTGRLMVEHKTPAMASITGSVRAGMQVAESASKDLKRVHLELGGKAPVVVFEDADIPAAVEGISVAGFFNAGQDCTAATRVLVHESVHDEFVAALAKAAAETKTGGIDEEDVLYGPLNNANQLKQVSGFIERLPEHAKVEAGGKRVGDRGYFFAPTVVSGLRQDDEIIQNEVFGPVITVQKFTDEEQAVAYANGVDYALASSVWTKDHARAMRMSKVLDFGCVWINTHIPLVAEMPHGGFKKSGYGKDLSAYGFEDYTRVKHVMSAI, from the coding sequence GTGAGCGATCTTCGCGCGCTGCGCAACTACATCAACGGTGAGTTCGTCGACGCGGTGGACGGCCGCACCCTCCAGGTGATCGACCCCACCACCGGCGAGGCGTACGCCACCTCCCCGCTCTCCGGCGAGGCCGACGTCGACGCCGCCATGGCCGCCGCCGCCGAGGCGTTCACGACCTGGCGCGACACCACTCCCGCCGCCCGCCAGCTGGCGCTGCTCAAGATCGCCGACGCGATCGAGGCCCGGGCCGAGGAGCTGATCGAGGCCGAGTGTCGCAACACCGGCAAGCCCCGGGAGCTCACCCGCTCCGAGGAGATCCCGCCGATGGTGGACCAGATCCGGTTCTTCGCCGGTGCGGCCCGCCTGCTGGAGGGCAAGTCGGCCGGTGAGTACATGGAGGGCCTGACCTCCTTCGTCCGCCGTGAGCCGGTGGGCGTCTGCGCCCAGGTGGCGCCGTGGAACTACCCGATGATGATGGCGGTCTGGAAGTTCGCGCCCGCCATCGCGGCCGGCAACACCGTGGTGCTCAAGCCGTCCGACACCACCCCGGCCTCCACCGTGCTGCTCGCCGAGATCATGGGCGAGGTCCTGCCCAAGGGCGTCTTCAACGTCATCTGCGGCGACCGCGACACCGGCCGCCTGATGGTGGAGCACAAGACCCCCGCCATGGCCTCCATCACCGGCTCCGTACGGGCCGGCATGCAGGTCGCCGAGAGCGCCTCCAAGGACCTCAAGCGGGTCCACCTGGAGCTCGGCGGCAAGGCCCCGGTCGTGGTCTTCGAGGACGCCGACATCCCGGCCGCCGTCGAGGGCATCTCGGTGGCCGGCTTCTTCAACGCCGGCCAGGACTGCACCGCCGCCACCCGGGTGCTGGTGCACGAGTCGGTGCACGACGAGTTCGTGGCCGCCCTCGCCAAGGCCGCCGCCGAGACCAAGACCGGCGGCATCGACGAGGAGGACGTGCTCTACGGTCCGCTCAACAACGCCAACCAGCTGAAGCAGGTCAGCGGCTTCATCGAGCGGCTGCCCGAGCACGCCAAGGTCGAGGCCGGCGGCAAGCGGGTCGGCGACCGGGGCTACTTCTTCGCCCCCACCGTGGTCTCCGGGCTGCGCCAGGACGACGAGATCATCCAGAATGAGGTCTTCGGCCCGGTCATCACCGTGCAGAAGTTCACCGACGAGGAGCAGGCCGTCGCCTACGCCAACGGCGTGGACTACGCGCTCGCCTCCTCGGTGTGGACCAAGGACCACGCCCGCGCCATGCGGATGTCCAAGGTGCTCGACTTCGGCTGCGTCTGGATCAACACCCACATCCCGCTGGTCGCCGAGATGCCGCACGGCGGCTTCAAGAAGTCCGGCTACGGCAAGGACCTCTCCGCCTACGGCTTCGAGGACTACACCCGCGTCAAGCACGTGATGTCGGCGATCTGA
- the tsf gene encoding translation elongation factor Ts, with product MANFTAADVKKLRELTGAGMMDCKKALDEAEGNVEKAVEILRIKGQKGVAKREGRDASNGAVVSLLEGGNSGVLVELNCETDFVAKGDRFVEVANAIAAHVAKAAPADVDAALASEIEPGKTVQQFVDEANASLGEKIVFRRFAQFAGDGYVAVYMHRTSPDLPPQVGVLVELDKENAEVAKDVAQHIAAFAPKFLSREDIPAEVLESERRVAEATAREEGKPEAALPKIIEGRVTGFVKESAVLEQAFAKDNKKTVQKVLDEAGVTLKRFARFRVGA from the coding sequence ATGGCGAACTTCACCGCCGCGGACGTCAAGAAGCTCCGTGAGCTCACCGGCGCCGGCATGATGGACTGCAAGAAGGCGCTGGACGAGGCCGAGGGCAACGTCGAGAAGGCCGTCGAGATCCTGCGCATCAAGGGCCAGAAGGGCGTGGCCAAGCGCGAGGGCCGCGACGCCTCCAACGGCGCCGTCGTCTCCCTCCTGGAGGGCGGCAACTCCGGCGTCCTGGTCGAGCTGAACTGCGAGACGGACTTCGTCGCCAAGGGCGACCGGTTCGTCGAGGTGGCCAACGCCATCGCCGCGCATGTCGCCAAGGCCGCCCCGGCCGATGTCGACGCCGCGCTGGCCAGCGAGATCGAGCCCGGCAAGACCGTCCAGCAGTTTGTGGACGAGGCCAACGCCTCCCTCGGCGAGAAGATCGTCTTCCGCCGCTTCGCGCAGTTCGCCGGTGACGGCTACGTCGCCGTCTACATGCACCGCACCTCTCCGGACCTGCCCCCGCAGGTCGGCGTCCTGGTCGAGCTCGACAAGGAGAACGCCGAGGTCGCCAAGGACGTCGCGCAGCACATCGCCGCCTTCGCGCCGAAGTTCCTCTCCCGTGAGGACATCCCGGCCGAGGTGCTGGAGAGCGAGCGCCGCGTCGCCGAGGCCACCGCCCGCGAGGAGGGCAAGCCCGAGGCCGCCCTGCCGAAGATCATCGAGGGCCGCGTCACCGGTTTCGTCAAGGAGAGCGCCGTGCTGGAGCAGGCGTTCGCCAAGGACAACAAGAAGACCGTCCAGAAGGTTCTGGACGAGGCGGGCGTCACCCTCAAGCGCTTCGCCCGCTTCCGCGTCGGAGCCTGA
- a CDS encoding aspartate aminotransferase family protein — protein MTANPAQKDLSKSAYDHLWMHFTRMSSYENAPVPTIVRGEGTYVYDAEGRKYLDGLAGLFVVQAGHGRRELAEVAAKQAAELAFFPVWSYAHPKAIELAERLANYAPGDLNKVFFSTGGGEAVETAWKLAKQYFKLTGKPTKYKVISRAVAYHGTPQGALSITGLPGLKAPFEPLVPGTHKAPNTNIYRAPIHGDDPEAFGRWAADQIEQQILFEGPETVAAVFLEPVQNAGGCFPPPPGYFQRVREICDRHDVLLVSDEVICAFGRLGTMFGADKFGYQPDMITCAKGMTSGYSPIGATIISDRLAEPFYKGDNTFLHGYTFGGHPVSAAVALANLDIFEREGLNQHVLDNEHKFLSTLQRLHDLPIVGDVRGNGFFYGIELVKDKATKESFNDDEVERVLYGHVSKKLYENGLYCRADDRGDPVIQLAPPLIADQSTFDEIEQILRATLTEAWTKI, from the coding sequence ATGACCGCGAACCCGGCCCAAAAGGACCTGTCGAAGTCTGCCTACGACCATCTGTGGATGCACTTCACCCGGATGTCGTCGTACGAGAACGCTCCCGTCCCGACCATCGTCCGGGGCGAGGGCACCTACGTCTACGACGCCGAGGGCCGCAAGTACCTCGACGGCCTCGCCGGCCTGTTCGTGGTGCAGGCCGGCCACGGACGGCGGGAGCTGGCCGAGGTCGCCGCCAAGCAGGCCGCCGAGCTCGCCTTCTTCCCCGTGTGGAGCTACGCCCACCCGAAGGCGATCGAGCTGGCCGAGCGGCTGGCGAACTACGCGCCGGGCGACCTGAACAAGGTCTTCTTCTCCACCGGCGGCGGCGAGGCGGTCGAGACCGCCTGGAAGCTCGCCAAGCAGTACTTCAAGCTGACCGGCAAGCCGACCAAGTACAAGGTCATCTCGCGCGCCGTCGCCTACCACGGCACCCCGCAGGGCGCCCTCTCCATCACTGGCCTGCCGGGCCTGAAGGCCCCGTTCGAGCCGCTGGTGCCGGGCACCCACAAGGCCCCCAACACCAACATCTACCGCGCCCCGATCCACGGCGACGACCCGGAGGCCTTCGGCCGCTGGGCCGCCGACCAGATCGAGCAGCAGATCCTCTTCGAGGGCCCGGAGACCGTCGCCGCCGTCTTCCTGGAGCCGGTGCAGAACGCCGGCGGCTGCTTCCCGCCGCCGCCCGGGTACTTCCAGCGGGTCCGCGAAATCTGCGACCGCCACGATGTGCTGCTCGTCTCGGACGAGGTCATCTGCGCCTTCGGCCGGCTGGGCACCATGTTCGGCGCCGACAAGTTCGGCTACCAGCCCGACATGATCACCTGCGCCAAGGGCATGACCTCGGGCTACTCCCCGATCGGCGCCACGATCATCTCGGACCGCCTCGCCGAGCCGTTCTACAAGGGCGACAACACCTTCCTGCACGGCTACACCTTCGGCGGCCACCCGGTCTCCGCGGCGGTGGCGCTGGCCAACCTCGACATCTTCGAGCGCGAGGGCCTCAACCAGCATGTGCTCGACAACGAGCACAAGTTCCTGTCGACCCTCCAGCGGCTGCACGACCTGCCGATCGTCGGCGACGTGCGCGGCAACGGGTTCTTCTACGGCATCGAGCTGGTGAAGGACAAGGCCACCAAGGAGTCCTTCAACGACGACGAGGTCGAGCGCGTCCTGTACGGCCACGTCTCCAAGAAGCTCTACGAGAACGGCCTGTACTGCCGCGCCGACGACCGTGGCGACCCGGTGATCCAGCTGGCCCCGCCGCTGATCGCCGACCAGTCGACCTTCGACGAGATCGAGCAGATCCTGCGGGCCACCCTCACCGAGGCGTGGACCAAGATCTGA
- a CDS encoding Lrp/AsnC family transcriptional regulator produces MDDIDRAILKELQSDGRIAYADLGPKVGLSASAARQRLQRLLDSKMVQVVGVTDPMAMGRQSMALLGISVDGDPRAVADELAGCEEVVYMVLTAGPYDLFAEVVCRQPADLLDLVNDVVRPIEGVTGVETFPYFSIHTHRFLWDVG; encoded by the coding sequence GTGGACGACATCGACCGGGCGATCCTCAAGGAGTTGCAGAGTGACGGCCGCATCGCCTACGCGGACCTCGGCCCCAAGGTGGGCCTCTCCGCCTCGGCGGCCCGGCAGCGGTTGCAGCGGCTGCTGGACTCCAAGATGGTGCAGGTCGTCGGGGTCACCGACCCGATGGCGATGGGCCGGCAGTCGATGGCGCTGCTGGGCATCTCGGTCGACGGCGACCCCCGGGCGGTCGCGGACGAGCTGGCGGGGTGCGAGGAGGTCGTCTACATGGTGCTGACCGCCGGTCCGTACGACCTCTTCGCCGAGGTGGTGTGCCGTCAGCCCGCCGACCTGCTGGACCTGGTCAATGACGTGGTGCGGCCGATCGAGGGCGTGACCGGGGTGGAGACCTTCCCGTACTTCTCCATCCACACCCACCGCTTTCTGTGGGACGTGGGCTGA